A part of Candidatus Aegiribacteria sp. genomic DNA contains:
- a CDS encoding NAD-dependent epimerase/dehydratase family protein yields MKYIVTGAAGFIGSHLSERLLAEGESVIGFDCFRDYYSPELKRANISSSLDNPRFTLLEQDLSDTEFFELDEAIPDDEEIIIYHMAAQAGVRKSWGKEFLRYTADNILATQRLLEWAVRFGRLRNFIFASSSSVYGRVDALPMVEDITVPIPDSPYGVTKLAAENMVRLYTRNHGLPSVSLRFFTVYGPRQRPDMAFNIFIRAILEGKPVRIFGDGGQTRDFTYIGDLVKGLRLSESCTDGRVMNLGGGNTLPLLEAIAILEEAVGKKACLEFLPVQAGDVPDTFASTELLERTIGWKPSTPLLDGLREESRWLQGRT; encoded by the coding sequence ATGAAATATATCGTCACAGGAGCCGCAGGCTTCATCGGAAGCCATCTGTCCGAGCGTCTTCTTGCTGAAGGAGAAAGTGTAATCGGTTTTGACTGCTTCAGAGATTATTACTCTCCCGAGTTAAAAAGAGCGAATATTTCCTCTTCTCTTGACAATCCCCGTTTCACACTTCTTGAGCAGGATCTTTCGGATACGGAATTTTTCGAACTTGATGAAGCGATACCTGATGATGAAGAAATCATCATATACCATATGGCTGCCCAGGCAGGCGTAAGGAAAAGCTGGGGAAAGGAATTTCTTCGCTACACTGCCGATAACATCCTGGCCACTCAGCGCCTTCTTGAATGGGCTGTCCGCTTCGGAAGGCTCCGCAATTTCATCTTTGCTTCATCATCTTCGGTATACGGACGTGTTGACGCTTTGCCGATGGTTGAGGACATAACTGTTCCAATTCCTGATTCACCTTATGGAGTAACCAAACTGGCTGCGGAAAATATGGTCAGGCTTTACACCAGAAATCATGGTTTGCCGAGTGTATCACTTCGATTTTTCACAGTATACGGTCCCCGTCAGAGACCCGATATGGCATTCAACATTTTCATAAGGGCGATCCTCGAAGGAAAGCCAGTCAGAATATTCGGTGATGGAGGACAGACACGGGATTTCACATACATTGGTGATCTGGTGAAGGGTCTGAGGCTTTCGGAAAGCTGCACTGACGGCAGGGTGATGAATCTTGGCGGCGGTAACACACTTCCTCTTCTGGAAGCTATAGCCATCCTTGAGGAGGCTGTGGGGAAGAAAGCCTGTCTGGAATTCCTTCCGGTTCAGGCCGGTGATGTTCCAGACACCTTTGCGTCAACAGAGCTTCTGGAAAGAACAATCGGCTGGAAACCGTCTACGCCTCTCCTGGACGGCCTCCGCGAAGAATCCCGCTGGCTCCAGGGTCGGACATAA
- a CDS encoding DHH family phosphoesterase has product MRSIEEGPDSQRGRCKVTPLAYSILRNRFPESTDPIKEWLPDRPEWSDGIPDIDILRRELEDLRIRKGKIVLYGHDDMDGITGLYVGIKILEGEGFEVIPITPERSTDDYGLIPRLMEGSLLSGDLLLTVDYGCSSVAGVRWALDQGARVVITDHHMLNPPLPDAHGMINPQRTGPPATYLAGCGVLYAALISIFPGWENEPGLLTAVALGTVSDRVPLLGWNRYLLEEFGKIDIDMLKGGMKMLAEMWPARESAWTGSMIRHEITSTVGKGKGSGIGIMLDFMMDEDYRSCRSIWKLMKKESRYRAYQLSDIFSQALKNRDDQASAYGMTLVYMDKIPDGMGGTLASKLSRVTQRGTLIVSPREGGKLVGEARSFGDWDMAGFLVSMGDVFTNAGGHKMAAGFSCVGLRWDQLRELLLSRMVEYPVDPVPVPHVDLLVDELPKPEELLCLAPFGGKFLPPAVQKDNLRYLLHVGINTVSWGISEESGD; this is encoded by the coding sequence ATGCGTTCCATTGAAGAAGGTCCCGACTCGCAACGGGGCAGGTGTAAGGTTACACCTCTGGCATATTCCATCCTTCGGAATCGCTTTCCCGAATCAACAGATCCCATTAAAGAGTGGCTGCCCGATAGGCCGGAATGGTCGGACGGGATTCCCGACATTGATATTCTCCGCCGTGAACTCGAAGATCTGAGGATTCGCAAAGGAAAGATCGTCCTCTACGGACACGATGACATGGACGGTATTACAGGACTGTACGTTGGAATCAAAATTCTTGAGGGAGAGGGTTTTGAAGTCATTCCAATCACGCCCGAACGTTCGACAGATGATTATGGTCTTATTCCAAGGCTGATGGAGGGGTCTCTTCTGTCAGGTGATCTGCTCCTTACAGTTGATTACGGATGTTCTTCTGTGGCCGGAGTCCGGTGGGCTCTGGATCAGGGTGCAAGGGTAGTTATTACCGACCATCACATGCTTAACCCTCCTTTACCTGATGCTCATGGAATGATCAATCCACAGAGAACCGGTCCCCCCGCCACTTATCTGGCCGGCTGCGGAGTCCTGTACGCTGCCCTGATATCGATCTTCCCCGGGTGGGAGAACGAACCCGGACTTCTTACAGCTGTCGCTCTGGGAACCGTTTCAGACAGAGTACCTCTGCTGGGCTGGAACAGGTATCTCCTTGAGGAGTTCGGAAAGATCGATATCGATATGCTCAAAGGCGGCATGAAGATGCTTGCCGAGATGTGGCCCGCAAGAGAGTCGGCCTGGACGGGATCCATGATCCGTCACGAGATCACATCAACTGTTGGAAAAGGGAAGGGCTCAGGAATCGGGATCATGCTTGATTTCATGATGGATGAAGACTACAGAAGCTGCAGGTCTATCTGGAAACTCATGAAAAAGGAAAGCCGGTATAGAGCGTATCAGCTGTCAGACATATTCTCGCAGGCTCTCAAAAACAGAGATGACCAGGCATCCGCATATGGAATGACACTTGTATATATGGACAAAATTCCTGATGGCATGGGAGGAACTCTTGCCAGTAAATTAAGCAGAGTAACCCAGAGGGGAACACTGATAGTTTCCCCGCGGGAGGGTGGAAAACTCGTTGGAGAAGCCCGCTCATTCGGCGATTGGGACATGGCCGGTTTTCTCGTGAGTATGGGAGATGTATTCACCAATGCGGGAGGACACAAAATGGCAGCCGGATTCAGCTGTGTGGGTTTGAGATGGGATCAGCTCAGAGAACTGCTGCTGTCGAGAATGGTTGAATATCCGGTTGATCCGGTACCGGTACCCCACGTAGACCTTCTGGTTGATGAACTTCCGAAACCCGAGGAACTTCTATGCCTGGCACCGTTTGGAGGGAAATTCCTCCCTCCTGCCGTACAAAAAGATAATCTGAGGTACCTGTTGCATGTAGGTATAAATACGGTCAGCTGGGGCATTTCAGAAGAAAGCGGCGACTAG
- a CDS encoding helix-hairpin-helix domain-containing protein, with product MKNKSVLCTFVTVFLLLLSAYSAEAAFEPVSESPWLQGGIASSLFPTTPLVIMVNPACLGLLEGHGVAASASRPFGLRGLDRTAIAGDWMFNRFAVGAALSLSGDESYTEGTAVTAAAYRIMNGVILGADISIRNLQISGYGRATGVSADIGAVWSPTSGIYSTAVFRSIIRSDLGDSGDPSSPRSLELGLGVVPVDRVSLAIGAGRQEGLDTEFSFHTAFSPASSISLGAGMITNPARFWAALSISVSLINVEYGYGEHSTLPGTHSVALCWGHCASDPPALSFSDSEEEAEASTPEFPLNVNTAAEEDLLLIPGIGPGRASAIAAWMRQNGPVSSIDELDDIPGVGPSLMEVFREFLVAE from the coding sequence ATGAAGAATAAATCAGTTCTTTGCACTTTTGTAACCGTGTTCCTTCTGCTGCTCTCCGCATACTCCGCTGAAGCGGCCTTTGAACCCGTTTCGGAATCTCCATGGCTTCAGGGCGGAATAGCCTCCAGCCTTTTCCCCACAACACCGCTGGTCATAATGGTCAACCCGGCCTGTCTCGGGCTTCTTGAAGGACACGGAGTCGCGGCTTCAGCATCACGTCCTTTTGGATTGCGCGGTCTTGACCGAACGGCAATAGCAGGGGACTGGATGTTCAATAGATTCGCTGTGGGCGCTGCCCTCTCTCTGTCTGGAGATGAAAGCTATACCGAGGGAACCGCTGTCACCGCGGCTGCTTATCGAATCATGAACGGTGTCATTCTCGGAGCGGATATTTCTATCAGAAATCTGCAGATAAGCGGTTACGGCAGGGCAACAGGAGTCTCAGCGGACATCGGCGCGGTCTGGTCTCCCACTTCCGGTATTTACTCAACAGCGGTTTTCCGAAGTATTATTCGAAGTGATCTTGGCGATTCCGGCGATCCGTCCTCTCCCCGATCACTTGAGCTCGGTCTCGGTGTTGTCCCTGTAGACAGAGTGTCCCTGGCCATAGGAGCCGGCAGGCAGGAAGGGCTCGATACCGAATTCAGTTTTCATACCGCATTCTCCCCGGCGTCCAGTATCAGTCTCGGGGCGGGAATGATTACGAATCCCGCGCGATTCTGGGCTGCCCTTTCCATTTCTGTGTCTCTTATCAACGTTGAATACGGTTACGGAGAGCATTCAACTCTTCCCGGAACCCATTCAGTTGCTCTGTGCTGGGGCCATTGCGCGTCAGACCCACCCGCACTGAGCTTTTCTGACAGCGAGGAGGAAGCAGAGGCTTCCACTCCTGAATTCCCCCTGAATGTCAACACGGCTGCCGAGGAGGATCTTTTACTGATTCCAGGGATAGGACCGGGCCGGGCTTCAGCGATAGCCGCATGGATGCGGCAGAACGGACCTGTCTCTTCAATAGATGAGCTTGATGATATTCCCGGCGTAGGGCCTTCACTCATGGAAGTATTTAGAGAGTTTCTGGTAGCTGAATGA
- a CDS encoding cytidine/deoxycytidylate deaminase family protein, protein MLASERATCPRMHCGCVLVKDRYVLSTGYNGSLPGLEHCDDVGCLIVDNHCVRTNHAEMNAIAQAARHGVPLNGATAYVTNMPCTTCAKALLAAGILRVVIFSDYRGSLAEKFLDESGVPIDRLPMPELEIDYDLEGYSSAKKFES, encoded by the coding sequence ATGCTTGCTTCCGAACGCGCCACATGCCCTAGAATGCACTGCGGCTGTGTGCTGGTGAAGGACAGGTATGTGCTTTCAACGGGCTACAACGGTTCTCTTCCCGGACTGGAACACTGCGATGACGTCGGATGCCTTATTGTCGATAACCACTGCGTCAGAACAAATCATGCCGAAATGAACGCGATTGCCCAGGCCGCAAGGCACGGCGTTCCACTGAACGGCGCCACCGCTTACGTAACGAATATGCCTTGCACCACCTGCGCGAAAGCTCTGCTCGCTGCCGGTATTTTAAGGGTTGTTATCTTCTCCGACTATCGCGGTTCGCTTGCCGAAAAGTTCCTCGATGAATCAGGTGTTCCGATTGACCGGCTGCCGATGCCCGAACTGGAAATAGACTACGATCTCGAAGGATACTCATCCGCGAAGAAGTTCGAAAGCTGA